The genomic window CAGAACCCGGAAGACAAGACAGCAGTGACTTCCTCTCGGCCCCGTGCCGCTGTGACGACGGGCCCTGGCGGAACGACCGCCTCGAATACTGCATCAGCCGTTCCACCAAAGAAGAAAACTCCAGAGCTCGTCCCGGATGACGGCAGCCGCCCGCCAGCCACTGCGGTACACCCGGCGGGAACGGCACAACGCGCTCCGGCATCCGCCCAGTCAGGGCCTGAAAGCGCCCCAGTCCGGCGAAATGCACCAGCCACCTCCTCCGGGACGCCTCCTACCGTTCTGCCAAGGACCACAATTGTAACGGATGGTCCGCTGCCATCCGGCGCGCGAAAGATCAGGCCGCCTGTCCCTGGAACTACGGCAACCACGCCCCAAAAGCCGACAGTACAGCCACGCAAAGGGCCGCAACTGGTTCCTGATGACGGCAGCCGTCCTCCGGACTCCATGCTGCACAAGCCAGTCAAACCCCAGACGCAATCCTCCACGCAGCCTGCGGGAGGCCCACAGAGGTAAGGTATGCTCTCTGCTGCAACCCGCTCCGATCCGGAAATCCAGACGCATCCTTTCTTGGTCTATGTGCTGGCGCCCCTTCTTGCTTTGGGCCTGCAGTCATTTCTGGTCCTGCATTTTCACAGCTTTGCCATTTTGGACCTACCTCTGCTGGTGACCATCTACTTTGCCATCTCCCATCGGCATCCGGTTGTGGGCACCATCACGGGTGCGCTGATCGGCATCGCACAGGACGCGCTGACACGCCAGCCGCTGGGCATCTTTGGCATCTGTAAATCCATCGTCGGGTATCTTGCCGCATCCCTGGGCGTTCGCATTGACACGGAAAACCACCTCACTCGGCTCATCCTTACCTTCTGCTTTGTCTTTCTGCACAGCGGAATCGATTGGCTGCTAGTGCGGCGTCTGCTGGCGCAGCCCTTTGTATGGGGCTGGCTGCACGAATCCCTCCGCGCCATTCTGAATGCCTTGGCGGCAGTTGTGCTCTTTGCTCTTTTGGATAAAACCAGAAGGCGCGAGTACTGATCGCCGTACGCTACTCCACTGCTGCATCGAGGACCGGCGTCTTGAGCCCTTGCAGGCTACGTCCAGGTGCTCCGTCCAGATCAAAGACGATGACCTCGTTGTCCCCTGCCTTCAGCCATGGGCCAGGAACATAAAGCGTCTTCTGCGGCCCGATGTTCCAGATCCGGCCCAGCGCATGTCCATTCAGCCAGACCTCTCCCTTGGTGAAGGCGCTGGTGTCCAGGAAGGTATCAGCAGGCTTTTCTACGTGGAAGGCGGCGCGGTAAAAACAGGCCCCCGTACAGGGAGCGCTGCCGTAACGCAGGGCCCCTGGATTCGTCATGGGTAGAGAATAGATCTCCCAGCCGGTGAGTGGTTTGCCGGCCAGCGTCACCTGCTTCGTGATGCCCTTGCGCTCCCCGCGCAACACTTTGGTGAAGTTCACCCGCCCAGTATTTTCAACCAGGATGTCCAGCTGCGCGCTTGCTGCCGCGACCTTCAGCGGAAGCGAGTCCTGGTCCAGTCGACGGTCGAGCTTGCCCATGAGCTTTCCATCTAGATAAATCTGCGCGTAATCATGGAGCTGGTCGAGCACCAGATCGCCGTTCACCGGGCCTTTCAGCCTTGTCCGATAAAGGATGTATCCGTATGCCTGCCCGATGTCTTCCATGGAAAGCGGCCCTTGGCTTTGTACTGGCCGAGGAAGGTTCGCCCAAAGCGAGGCCGATTGTGCCAGATTAAAGGCCGGGACCTCCATCGGCGGGGCAAATGGAGGCACAGGAGGAGGGGTCTTTCCAGTGGCTTTCGCGATGGTGTCACGAAAGAGAAAATATTTCGGTGTAGGCCGTCCGCTCTCATCGAGCGGTGCGTCGTAGTCGTAACTGGTGACGTCCGGCTCATAATTTTTACCATTGGAATTGGCGCCATTCATCCATCCAAAACTGGTGCCGCCATGAAACATATACAGGCTGATGGAGTAGCCTTGGCGCAGGGTCCAGTCCAGATCAGCATTCTGCTGCCGGGCGTCCGTGCGCGCATGTTTTGCTCCCCAATGGTCAAACCATCCGTCCCAGTATTCGCTATTCATCCACGGCCCGTCAGGACGCAGCTTTTTGAGCGTGGCAAAACCCTTTTGCGACTCTCCCGGGCCAAAGTTGATGGCAGCGGGCAGCTCGGGCAGCGAACCGTCCGGCACCTGCTCTGGTCCATCTGCGGTATAAAGCTGCGCACGGGTGAATCCGGCATCCACAAACATCTGGTGAATGTCTTCCATGTATTGATGGTCTTGACCAAAAGACCCGTACTCGTTTTCCACCTGGACCAGAATGATGGGACCGCCATTGCCGATCTGCAACGGGGCCAGCTCCTGTCCCAGACGCATCATCCAGCGCCGCGCGGCGGCAAGAAATTTCGGATCGCGGGAACGGACCACCATATCGTGGTCTTTCAGCAGCCATGCCGGATAGCCGCCGAAGTCCCATTCCGCGCAGGCATAAGGACCAGGGCGAAGAATTAAATACAAACCTTCCTGCTGCGCTTCGCGAATAAATTCAGCCACATCCTTGTCTCCGGAAAAGTCATACACTCCCGGGCTGGTCTCATGTATGTTCCAGAAAACATAGGTGGTAATGGTGTTCAGGCCCATGGCCTTGGCCATGCGCAGACGATCACGCCAATAAGCACGCGGAATACGCGCATAGTGCATCTCGCCGGAGATGACCTGGAAGGGTTGACCATCCAGCGTGAACTGGCCGTTTTCTGCCCGGAAAGAATGCGCGGCCGCAGCAGGGGACGGCGGGATGATGAAACCGGTTGCACAGAGAAGGACTACGACGAAGATACGTTTCATGCTTGCGGCTTCTCCTGACGGTGGCGAAAAGACAGTGTATCAGCGCAAGACGGACCATCTCGAAGGAACTGCAGAGTCACGGATCTAATGGCTCAAAGCAGGCAATCGGCCCATTCCTGCATCTGAGTGAGTAAAACAGAGAATGAGGGACCCTCATGCCGAATCCGACCCGTTTTGTCTGCGTCCATGGCCACTTCTATCAGCCTCCTCGGGAAAATCCCTGGCTGGAGCAGGTAGAAACGCAGGACTCCGCCGCCCCCTTCCATGACTGGAATGAGCGCATCACCTCAGAGTGCTATGCACCCAACGGCGCTTCACGCATCGTGGACCAGAAGGGTGAGATCATCCGCATCCTGAACAACTATGCCCACATCAGCTTCAATTTCGGGCCCACTCTGCTTTCCTGGCTGGAAGCCTTTGCCCCCCGCACATACCGCATGATTCTGGAGGCCGACCATGCCAGCCAGAGAAAATTCTCCGGTCATGGCTCAGCCATGGCCCAGGTCTATAACCACATCATCATGCCGCTGGCATCGCGGCGCGACCGGATTACTCAGATCCGTTGGGGCATCGCCGATTTCGAGCACCGCTTCGGACGCAAGCCCGAAGGCATGTGGCTGGCTGAAACTGCCGTGGATTCGGAAACCCTGGAGCTGCTGGCCGACCATGGCATTGCCTTTACCGTGCTGGCGCCGCACCAGTGCGCGCGGATGCGCCCTCTGGGAGAAGATGCGAATGCTCCCTGGACAGAGTGCACTGGTACTCCCGTAGACACGCGGCATCCCTACCTGGTTCGCCTCAGGAACGGCAAAAGCATTGCCGTCTTTTTTTATGATGGAGAACGTTCCCGCGCCGTGGCCTTTGAAGGTCTCTTAAACAGCGGCGAAACGTTTGCTTCACGCCTCCTGGGCGGATTCCAGGATACTTCGGAACCGCAACTGGTCCACATTGCCACCGATGGTGAGAGCTATGGCCACCACCACAAATATGGTGAAATGGCCCTGGCCTATGCTCTCAAGCTCATCGAAAGCTCGCCCGATGTGGCCCTCACAAATTACGGCGAGTTCCTCGAAAAATTTCCGCCGCAGTGGGAAGCGCAGATTGCAGAAAACACCTCCTGGAGCTGTGCGCACGGGGTCGAGCGCTGGCGGTCCAACTGCGGCTGCAATGCAGGCCATCCCGGATGGAACCAGGAATGGCGTGGGCCGCTGCGCGAGGCCCTGGACTGGCTCCGCGACGCTGTTGCCCCTCTTACCGAAGAGGCAGCGCGTCCCCTCTTTGCCGACATCTGGACCGCACGCGATGCTTATATTCAGGTGGTCCTGGACCGCACCGGTACCGACAGCTTCTTTAAGAAATACGGGACCCATGCCTTTAGCCCGGACGAGCGCATTCGGGCACTCAAACTGCTGGAGCTTCAGCGTCATGCTCTGCTGATGTATACCAGTTGCGGCTGGTTCTTTGATGAAATCTCTGGCATTGAAACGGTACAGGTCATTGCCTATGCCGCCCGCGTCCTGCAACTGGCGGCACAGCTCTTTGGCCCCAAAGGAGCGGCGCTGGAAGAGCCTTTCCTTGAGGTTCTGCGTCGGGCCAAGAGCAACCTGCCGCAGGAAGGCGATGGGGCCACGATCTACCAGCGTAGGGCAAGCTCCATGAAGGTGGGTCTGGACCAGGTTGCCGCCCATTACGCCATCAGTTCCCTGTTCAGCAGCTACCCCGATGAGGCCAGCCTCTTCTGCTACCGGGTCAGCCGCATGGACTGGAACTCCATCAGTTCAGGAAAATCCCGTTTGCTCGTCGGCAAGGCCCGCATTACTTCAGAAATCACCGAAGAAAGCGTCACAGTGAACTTTGCCGCTGTCCACTTCGGCGACCAAAACATGAATGCGGCCGTGGAACGCTCGGGGGCCACGCAGGACAAGCAGTGCGCCGAGTTTACGGAGAAGGCCCGCATCGCCATGACCAATGCTGACCTGCCGGAGGTGGTACGCCTGCTCGACCGCACCTTCCCCGGCCCGCTCTATTCCATCCAGTCCCTGTTTAAAGACGAGCAGCGCCGCATTCTGGACATCATTTTGCAGCCCGCCGTGGCCGGGGTGGAATCCAGCCTAATCGCAATTTATGAAGACCACTCCTCGCTGATGCACTTTCTCAGCAAGAATGGCTTCCCCAAGCCGCGCGCCCTGGAGCTGGCCGCTGACCACGCCGTGAATGCGGGGCTGCGCCGCGCCATTGAAAGTGATCCGGTGGATGCCTTCCAGGTACGTACATGGCTGGAGATTGCCGCCGCAGACCAGATCCAACTGGATGCCAGCCTTCTCCGCTACATTGTGGACCTGAAGATGAAGCGCATGATGGTCGCGCTCCAGGCAGCACCGCAAAACATGGAGTTTCTGGATGCTGCACTGCTGACAGCAAAGACGGTCAGCGAGATGCCCTTTGATCTCAATTTATGGCAAGCGCAAAACATTTGGTATGACGTGCTCCGTCTTACCGCTTCGCAGGAGATGCCGCCGGAGTGGAAAGAGAAATTCCGTGAGCTGGGCACCCAGATGAAACTCCGTGTAGACGATCTCGTGGTCGAAGAAGAAGCGGCCAACAACACGCACCAGCAGCGGGTGGAAAGCGCCGTCTCCTGAAAAAGCGGCCAACCAGGGCGCCTCGCGATACATTGGATCCATGCCGGAGAATCTGTATTTTGGCCCCGAGGCGCTGAAGTTCCTGCGCGCGCTCAAGCGCAATAACAACCGCGAATGGTTCCAGGCCCGCCGTGAAATCTATGAGCGCGAACTGAAGCGGCCTCTGCTGGCCATTGTTGCTGAAATCACCAAAGCAATGGACAGCTTTGCTCCAGACCATGTGCGTCCGCCGGAAAAATGCATCTTTCGCATTTATCGTGACACTCGCTTTTCGGCCGACAAAAGCCCCTACAAAACCCATGTGGCCGCATGGTGGGCACGTGCCGGCATGGAGAAGACTTCCGGGGCCGGATACTACTTCCATTTCTCTTCAACCGAGGTCATCATCGCCGCCGGAATCTATATGCCGCAGCGCGAACAGCTCCATGCGGTCCGTATGTATTTGCTGGACCACCATGAAGAGCTGCGCAAGATCCTGCAGGCCAGGAAATTGCGCAACGTGCTGGATCTGGACATGGAGGTGCGCTCGCTTTCGCGCCCGCCCAAGGGGTTCCCAGCAGACCACCCGGCCATAGACCTTATCAAGCAACAGCAGTGGGGCGTCTTTTCCCGCCTGCCTGCGGAAACCGCCCTGCAAAAAACCCTGGTCAGGGAGGTCCTTACCCGATTTCGCGCTGCCGCTCCATTGGTGGATTTCCTCAATCGCCCCTTCACTCGTAATGAAGAAAGGAAGCGGCAGTATATTTTCAAACTCGTGTAAACAGGACTAAACTGTCCTTCATCTTCTGCGCAGAATGCGCCTTGCACGGGCTGCCGGCAAGGCTTTGCCTGCCTTGGGTTGGGGCCTGCGAAGCGCACAAAAATCCACAAAAATGGCCATTTTTCGGGCAAAACCGGGAAAAACCCCGAAAAAACCTGTGGAAATACCGCTTTTGCCGTTGACAAAGCCTTTAAAAAGCCGCAAGGTAAACGGCGGAAGGTTTTTTTGAGACCCGCATGATTACTGGGTTTTCACGGAAAACCGAAGCTCAACGCATGACCAGCCGGAACAGGGTTCCAGGCCTTGGGAAAGCGGAAATCAGAACCAGGAGGATTCAACAATATGGCAACTGGAATGACCAAGACAGCCCTTGTCCGCCACATGGCGGAAAAGCTGGAACTCACCAACAAGCAGGCCGCTGCCTTTCTTGACCTGCTTGCGGAAACGGCAATCAAGGAGACCAAGAAGAACGGCCTCTTTGTGATTCCCGGACTTGGACGCCTCGTCAAGGCAGAGCGCAAAGCCCGCATCGGCCGCAATCCGCAGACCGGCGAGCAGATCAAGATCAAGGCCAAGACTGTGGTGAAGTTCCGCGTGGCCAAGGCCGCCAAGGACGCCATCGCGCCGCAGAAGAAGTAGTTTTCTTCGACAAAAAACAAGAGGAAATGGCCTGCCCATTTCCTCTTTGCTTTTTCTGGTCCGGTTTCTGGCCGGAAATCTTATTGACTGATTTTTCCTGGACCAGTCAGGCCCTCGGGCCAGGATGGATACCGCGCCTGGATCGGGGCAGCGGGGGCGCGTCACTGGGAAGCCATCCACTTTGAACTAACCAGTTCCGCAGCAGCAACGGCCAGGTGGAAAGCTCTGGAATATCTCCGCACAATCCGCAGCCGTGGTTGGCATAGTCGTACAGGTGCATTTCGACCGGAACATGCGCACGCTCAAGTGTGCGGTAGAAGTCCAGACTGTTCTCTACCGGGACCACCGGATCTTTGGTCGTAGCGAACAGAAACGTCGGCGGGGTTTGTGCATTCGCCGTCAACTGGTTGGAGAGTTTCTGCGCCAGAGCGGGATCGGGATCTTTTCCCAGAAGGTTGTGCAGCGAGCCCGCATGGCTCTCTGGCAATTCCATGCTGATGACCGGATAGGAGAGGATCATGAAGTCCGGCCGGGCCTCGGTCTGGTTCAGTGGATCGTTGTCCGGGGCCGGGGCAGCATCATTTCCATGCACGCCGAGCGTGGACGCCAGATGTCCGCCTGCCGATGAACCCCAGACGCCAACCCGCTGCGGATCAATGCCATATTCGCTGGCGTGCGCACGAATATAACGCATCGCCCGCATTCCATCCTGGATCTCGACGGGATAGGCATACGGGGCAACGCGGTAGTCCAGCACAAAGGCCGTCATTCCCTGGGCATTCAGCCACAGTGCAAACTGGAAGCCTTCATGGCCGATAGCAACGTGCTGATAGCCTCCGCCGGGAATGACCAGCACGGCCGCAGTCGTGGACTTTTTCTGTGGCACAAAGGGATAGAGGCGCGGTTTGTCCGCCTCGGATTGCCCCAGGGCACCGGGAACGCCCTCAGGCCACAGGAAAATGGGCTGCGGCAATTGCCGAACAATCTCTGACGCAGAAGGGGCCGGGACAGGTGTCTGCGGAAAAGAAGGCAGAGCCTCCAGCAGAGCGCCCAGGAAAACAGCCGGAAACAGCAAATGCATTTTCTTCATCGTCTGAAAGTATATCGGGAACAAAGTCACCGCCCGGCCCGCGGGGAAAAATCCGTCGCCCTGTACCCTGAAGGCGCCGCTCTGTAAAATGGCCTCAGCCACAATGAAGACAGTCGTTTTCAGGAATTTTGCTCTTTGCGCCCTGGTTGCAGTTTCTTCTGTGTTCCTGGCCGTTGCGCAGTCAGCGCCCGCCACAACGCAGACGCAGTCACCACAGCCTTCCACCGGCACGACACAGCCGCAGCCTTCTGCTCCCGGCGGCCAGCAGCCCCAGGACCAGGAATATACGATTACGACGTCTGCCAACGAAGTGAACCTGGTCTTTACCGTGACGGACAAGCACGGCCGATTTATTAAAGACCTGAAGCTGAGCGACTTTGCCCTGCTTGACGACCAGAAGGCCCCGGCGCAGGTCTTCAGTTTTACACAGCAGACCAACCTGCCTCTGCGCGTCGGCATTGTGATTGATACCAGTACCTCGATCCGCCAGCGCTTTCAGTTTGAGCAGCAATCGGCCAGCGAATTCCTGTTGCAGATCCTTCGTCCGAAGAGCGACAAAGCCTTTGTCATGGGCTTTGACGTGACCCCTGACTACAAGCAGGACTGGACCAATAATCTTGATCTGCTGAACACAGGCATCAATGCTCTGCGGCCGGGCGGAGGCACAGCATTGTTTGATGCCGTTTACAGCGCCTGCCGCGACAAGATGCTCGACGCGGCCCGCGAGCGTGAACCGGTGCGCCGTGCCATGGTCCTGGTTTCGGATGGCAACGACAATCAGAGCCATGCCTATCTGGATGATGCCATCAAGATGTGCCAGCGCGCCCAGACCATCGTATACACCATCAGTACCAATACCAGTCCCAGCCGCGACCGGGGCGATGACGTGCTGGAGAAAATTGCGCTGGCCACGGGGGGACGGGCTTTTTTCCCAAAACGCATGGAAGACATGTATTCCAACTTCCAGGACATTGAGGACGAGCTGCGCAGCCAGTATTCGCTGGTTTACAAACCTGCCGATTTTATTGCCAACGGTGCCTTCCGCACGATTTATCTCTTCTGTTTGGACCGGCGCTACACCGTCCGCGCCAGCAAGGGATACTTCGCAACAAAATAGTCGGCCGCGCCAGACTAAGGGACCGACGGCAGCGTCAAGCCCGGAGACGCCGGCGCGTCTGAGAACAAGGGTTGTTTGAGCAAGGTCAGGACATCGGCCGGCATGGGCTTATCGGCATTGGCCAGCAGAATCGTCACTTGCCACATCTGTGTCTCGTTCAGCACCTGATCAAATGCAGGCATTCCCGTAAGACGGATGCCGTTTTTCACCTTCCAGTAAGTTTCCCCCGGAGGATCGTCGCTCACTCCAACCACTCCGTTGCCATGCGGCGCCCACAATTGGGGAGCGCGAGGATACATGTGCGCAGCAAAATCGGAGGGGCGTCCATACAGGCCGTGGCAGGCGGCGCATTGCTGGCGGTAAATCTGTGCGCCAATCATCAGATTGGTTTCGCTGGGAGAAAGCGGCGCCCGTGCCGGCATCTCCCTGGCAATGCGTGCATGGAGGGGGCCACGCACAATCTGCCGCTCCAGCGGGAAGGGCGCATCAGCCACGGCAACCGGCGTATGGCCGCTGCGGAAATAAAAGAAAGCTGCCAGCGGGACCGCCGCCAGCCCGATGATAAGTCCCAGGATGAATCCTTTCATGCATTCCCTCGCTCCACCAGAAGAACAGGCGCAGGCCCAATACGCAAGAGACTTCCGATTTCAATTTTCCCGCAAACCCGTCTAAGGCAATAGAATAGAGAAAGCTTTTGGCCCAGAAAACCGGTCTGCTTCTCTGAGAAGACAGGGTGGCCCGATTTTTGTTTTCGCCGTCTGTGGAGGCATTTGAGGTTCATGTTTCGATCCGTCCGTTTTTTCCCTGCTCTGACTTTTGCATTGGTTTCCTTTGCAGTCTTTCCATCAAGCGCACAGCAGGCGCCGATCGTAGACCAGCAGCCGGCCACGCAGCAGCCTGCTCCGCAGCAGCAAAGCCAGCAGGAACGGGCTGAAGTGCTCCGTCAGGCACAGGAGCGCGTCCGCGCACGCCGCCACCTGCGCGACCAGCAGACCATCCGGGACACCTACAGCCACAAATATGAAGCCTATTTCGGAGGCGGTTATCTGCGCTTCCGGCCCGGCAATCTCCTGCAGCACATCAATGAGGCTGCATGGAACGTAGGCGTCACAGATTACGCTTATGGCAAGATCGGGATCACGGCCGACTTCCGCGGCTATTATGGGACAGCTTACACCGGACGCAATGCCTATGGCGTCTATGAGCCGAGCATCAGCCAGTACACGTTTATGGCCGGCCCCACGGTCCGCTTTTTTGAAGGCGTCCACTGGGGTTGGACGGCACATGTCCTTGCCGGTGTAGGCCATGGCAACTTCGGCACCGGAACCGGAGGACTGCCCCCTACACTGATTAATCTTTACCCCGACGGCAACTCTTTCAATCTGGCCGCCGGCGCTTCTGTAGATTACAACCTCAGCCCTGCCCTTGCCCTGCGCCTCACCCCCAGCTATCTGATGACCCGTTACGGCAGCTCTACCCAGAACAATCTGGGCTGGCAGGGAAGCGTGGTCTACCGCTGGGGCCGGCAGTAAACCGATACATTGTCAGACAAAGAAGCGCATGCAATTCACAAGCAGGCCCTTTAGCAATTCGCCTGGCGGGCATAGACTGTGGACACCGGGGCTGGAAGCCTGAGCGAATCAGCCAAATAACGGGAACCTGGCAATGTACCTGTTTAGCATGCGCGCTTTCCATGCAGAGCTCGACGCTCAAAGGCGTGCTCGCGGCCTGAGTTGGACACAACTCGCGGCGGAAATTAATCGGCCATTTGAATCCACACCATCAATTCCAATCAACCCGGCCACGCTGCGAGACATGCTAAAAAAGCGGTCCGTCACGAGCGCAGTGGTACTACAGGTCCTTCGGTGGCTGGGCCGCACACCGGAGAGTTTTCTTTCCGGCCCTGTGCGCACTGCCGGGCTCGATGAACAACTGCCTGAGGCGGGGCAAGATAGAATCCTTCGTCTGGATACGCGCGCAATCTATGATGCTCTTCAGCAGGAACGCCTCAGACGGGGCCTCACCTGGGAACAGATTGCAAATGAGCTGCCTGGCTTTACCCCGAGTATGCTCACCAACCTGGCAAGTGGACCGCTGATCGGATTTCCTAGAGTCATGACCCTGACGCAGTGGCTTGGCCGCCCGTTGGCCGCTTTCGTGAGGGCCAGGTCCCGATAATGCACTTGCTCCTGAGATTCTCCGGGACCCGGACTTGAAACAGACTCCCATCTTACAGTCTGCTCCCGGGCTGAACCTTAAAGCGCGCTTCCTCGTCAATTCGCCCACGAAACTCAGTTCGATCCCCCCAGCGACGGCCCGAGTTAAGGCCTTGGCTTGCCGCGGCCAAAAGGGCTGGGCATACGTTCGTGGAGGCCCATCCTCGTCTGGATTCGCATGCCCAAGAATGACACGCCCTTGGTCCTCTCAATCGCCGTCCCGTTTTTTTGCGGCTTGCAGCGGAGGGCGGGGTTCCGTCATGCGCACCGGGTCAAGGATCTCCGCAATCTCCTCCTCGCTGAGCAGTTTCTTCGCGCGCGCAAGTTCAATAATCGACTTCCCCGTAGCGATGGATTCCTTCACAATCTCTGCCGCCTTCGCATATCCGATGTAAGGATTGAGCGCTGTTGCCAGCGAGACCGTACTCTGCGCATAGAAGTTGCAGCGGTCCACATTCGCTGTAATTCCGGCCACACATCGCTCATTGAACTGGCGCAGCATGTTCGCCAGGATCGTCGTGCTTTGCAGAACGTTGTAGGCCATCGTCGGCATCATCACGTTCAGCTCAAGCTGTCCGGCCTGGACGGCATAGGCAACGGCCGTATCGTTACCGATGACCTGAAAGCTGACCATCGCAGCCAGTTCCGGCATGACGGGGTTGATCTTGCCTGGCATTATGGAGGAGCCCGGCTGCAGACCGGGCAGATGGATTTCGTTCAATCCTGTATTTGGCCCCGAAGACATCAGCCGCAAATCATTTGCGATGCGGATGACCTCCAATGCAATGCTGCGCAGCGCAGCACTTACCTCTCCCATGCAGGCATTGGACTGCATCGCCCAGCGCATGTCCGCAGCAGGGACCAGCCGCTGCCCGGAGATGCGCGAGAGGTTTGCAACAGCCTTGGTCCGATACTCCGGGTGCGTATTCACGCCGGTGCCGACGGCGCTGCCGCCCAGGCCGAGCTCGCGCAATCCATCCGCGGCGCGGGCAAGGGTCCCTCGGCCTTTCGCGATGGCAACTGCATATGCCGCAAACTCCTGTCCCAGACGGATGGGCACTGCATCCTGCATATGCGTGCGGCCCGACTTCATCACGCCATCAAATTCCCTGCCCTTGGCTGCAAAGGATGCCGCCAGCTGATCAAGCACTGGATACAGCGTTTCCAGATTCAAAAGCGTTGCCAGCCGCATTCCGGTGGGAAAGACATCATTGGTGGATTGGCCATAGTTCACATGGTCATTGGGATGTACCCATGCATATTCCCCGAGTCTGCCGCCCAGCAGTTCATTGGCGCGGTTGGCGATGACCTCATTCACGTTCATATGGAAGCTGACGCCTGCGCCTGCCTGAAAAACATCGACAACGAATTGATCGTTCCACTTGCCGTCGATGACTTCCTGCGCCGCCTGAATCACAGCGTCGGCGCGCTTTGCATCCAAAAGGCCCAGCTCTTGATTGGCTTCAGCAGTGGCCCGCTTGATCATGCCAAAGGCACGGATGAGCAGCGGATGCGCCCGCATTCCGGAGATGGGGTAGTTCTCAACCGCACGCGCCGTCTGCGCACCATAGTAGGCGCGCCGAGGGACCGTGACCCATCCAAGAGAATCTTTTTCCTGGCGTGTTTCCAGCATCGCAGATCATTAGATGCCCGCAGACAGGTTCACGCAAGAATCGGCACGCCGGCAAGCTGCGATTGGATCTTTGCTCGCCATTGCTTCGGTCCGGTTTCGTGGACCGATGTGCCTCTGGAGTCCACCGCGACGGTCACCGGCATGTCTTTGACCTCGAACTCATAGATCGCCTCCATGCCGAGGTCCTCAAAAGCCAACACACGCGATGCCTGAATGGCCTTCGATACAAGATAGGCCGCTCCGCCCACCGCCATCAGGTAGACAGCGCGATGGTCCCGGATGGCCTCCACAGCAGCCGGACCGCGTTCGGCCTTGCCGACCATACCGAGAAGTCCGGTCTGCTCCAGCATCTGACGCGTGAACTTGTCCATACGCGTGGCCGTCGTAGGACCGGCCGGCCCCACGACCTCGTCCCGTACCGGGTCTACTGGTCCAACGTAATAGATGAAGCGGTTGGTAAAATCTACGGGAAGCTTTTCGCCGCGGTTGAGCATGTCCGTCATCCGCTTGTGCGCCGCATCACGCCCGGTCAGCAGTTTTCCGTTCAGCAACAGGACTTCGCCCGGCTTCCAGGAAGCCACCTCTTCTCGCGTGACCGTATCGAGATTCACCCGCCGCGCGGAAGAAGCATCGTAGGTGAGCTTGGGCCAGTCCTCAAGCGAAGGCGGCTTGAGGGCCACCGGTCCTGATCCGTCCAGCACAAAGTGCGCATGGCGTGTGGCCGCGCAGTTGGGAATCATGGCCACGGGCAGGTTCGCAGCGTGTGTGGGATAGTCCCGGATCTTTACATCGAGCACGGTCGTCAGCCCGCCCAGGCCCTGCGCACCAATGCCCAGTTCGTTCACTTTCTGGTAAAG from Pseudacidobacterium ailaaui includes these protein-coding regions:
- a CDS encoding HU family DNA-binding protein, producing MATGMTKTALVRHMAEKLELTNKQAAAFLDLLAETAIKETKKNGLFVIPGLGRLVKAERKARIGRNPQTGEQIKIKAKTVVKFRVAKAAKDAIAPQKK
- a CDS encoding DUF2461 domain-containing protein; this translates as MPENLYFGPEALKFLRALKRNNNREWFQARREIYERELKRPLLAIVAEITKAMDSFAPDHVRPPEKCIFRIYRDTRFSADKSPYKTHVAAWWARAGMEKTSGAGYYFHFSSTEVIIAAGIYMPQREQLHAVRMYLLDHHEELRKILQARKLRNVLDLDMEVRSLSRPPKGFPADHPAIDLIKQQQWGVFSRLPAETALQKTLVREVLTRFRAAAPLVDFLNRPFTRNEERKRQYIFKLV
- the mreD gene encoding rod shape-determining protein MreD, with amino-acid sequence MLSAATRSDPEIQTHPFLVYVLAPLLALGLQSFLVLHFHSFAILDLPLLVTIYFAISHRHPVVGTITGALIGIAQDALTRQPLGIFGICKSIVGYLAASLGVRIDTENHLTRLILTFCFVFLHSGIDWLLVRRLLAQPFVWGWLHESLRAILNALAAVVLFALLDKTRRREY
- a CDS encoding DUF3536 domain-containing protein, whose protein sequence is MPNPTRFVCVHGHFYQPPRENPWLEQVETQDSAAPFHDWNERITSECYAPNGASRIVDQKGEIIRILNNYAHISFNFGPTLLSWLEAFAPRTYRMILEADHASQRKFSGHGSAMAQVYNHIIMPLASRRDRITQIRWGIADFEHRFGRKPEGMWLAETAVDSETLELLADHGIAFTVLAPHQCARMRPLGEDANAPWTECTGTPVDTRHPYLVRLRNGKSIAVFFYDGERSRAVAFEGLLNSGETFASRLLGGFQDTSEPQLVHIATDGESYGHHHKYGEMALAYALKLIESSPDVALTNYGEFLEKFPPQWEAQIAENTSWSCAHGVERWRSNCGCNAGHPGWNQEWRGPLREALDWLRDAVAPLTEEAARPLFADIWTARDAYIQVVLDRTGTDSFFKKYGTHAFSPDERIRALKLLELQRHALLMYTSCGWFFDEISGIETVQVIAYAARVLQLAAQLFGPKGAALEEPFLEVLRRAKSNLPQEGDGATIYQRRASSMKVGLDQVAAHYAISSLFSSYPDEASLFCYRVSRMDWNSISSGKSRLLVGKARITSEITEESVTVNFAAVHFGDQNMNAAVERSGATQDKQCAEFTEKARIAMTNADLPEVVRLLDRTFPGPLYSIQSLFKDEQRRILDIILQPAVAGVESSLIAIYEDHSSLMHFLSKNGFPKPRALELAADHAVNAGLRRAIESDPVDAFQVRTWLEIAAADQIQLDASLLRYIVDLKMKRMMVALQAAPQNMEFLDAALLTAKTVSEMPFDLNLWQAQNIWYDVLRLTASQEMPPEWKEKFRELGTQMKLRVDDLVVEEEAANNTHQQRVESAVS
- a CDS encoding glycoside hydrolase family 35 protein; protein product: MKRIFVVVLLCATGFIIPPSPAAAAHSFRAENGQFTLDGQPFQVISGEMHYARIPRAYWRDRLRMAKAMGLNTITTYVFWNIHETSPGVYDFSGDKDVAEFIREAQQEGLYLILRPGPYACAEWDFGGYPAWLLKDHDMVVRSRDPKFLAAARRWMMRLGQELAPLQIGNGGPIILVQVENEYGSFGQDHQYMEDIHQMFVDAGFTRAQLYTADGPEQVPDGSLPELPAAINFGPGESQKGFATLKKLRPDGPWMNSEYWDGWFDHWGAKHARTDARQQNADLDWTLRQGYSISLYMFHGGTSFGWMNGANSNGKNYEPDVTSYDYDAPLDESGRPTPKYFLFRDTIAKATGKTPPPVPPFAPPMEVPAFNLAQSASLWANLPRPVQSQGPLSMEDIGQAYGYILYRTRLKGPVNGDLVLDQLHDYAQIYLDGKLMGKLDRRLDQDSLPLKVAAASAQLDILVENTGRVNFTKVLRGERKGITKQVTLAGKPLTGWEIYSLPMTNPGALRYGSAPCTGACFYRAAFHVEKPADTFLDTSAFTKGEVWLNGHALGRIWNIGPQKTLYVPGPWLKAGDNEVIVFDLDGAPGRSLQGLKTPVLDAAVE